Part of the Vibrio penaeicida genome is shown below.
ACCGCCGCCATGGTGGTGGCACCCACCACAGAAGAAAGGGCGATAATGGTGCCCACCGATAAATCGAAACCCGCTGTCAGCAAGACGAACATTTGCCCAATTGCCACCATAATGAGGTAAGAGGATTGGCGTAAAAGGTTGAGTAAGTTCCGTGCGGTCAGGAAGTTGTCCGATGTCGTCGCAAATATGGTGACTGCAATCACCATTAATATGGGTAATACCCCAATCTTGACAAATAGGCGTTTCATCCAGTTCATTGCATTTCCTTTTGATGGCGAACCCGCTGCTTTGGAAACACTAGCTTTCGAACTTGTAAGGTCAGAAGCTGCGTGACTGGTCTTGATAGGTTCACTGTTCATTGTTGAGTGCCTCATTTTGGGATTCCATGGATTCCATGGATTCGAAGAAGTGAGCGAGTGCGTTGGGTTCGGTTATGTCATCACCCTGAAGATGCGCTTCGATTCGTCCGTGTCGCATGATGTATAAACGATGGGAAAGGTTGACGACTTCCGGTAGATCAGAAGAAATGATCACCACCGCTGCGCCTTGCTCACATAAGCTAGCGATGAAGCGATAGATCTCTGCTCGTGTGCCAACATCTACCCCGACAGTGGGCTCATCAAAGACATACAAAGACACATCGCGAGTGAGGCATTTGGCCAACAACACTTTTTGCTGATTCCCTCCACTAAACTGACCAACATCGCGCTCGGTTTGCATTGGGTAGAGCTTTAATTTGTCAGCCAGCTTTGAGGTTTGCCGGCGTTCATGGTTAAGGCTTAATGCACCCGTCGCACCGGAATAAGAGGGGGTGTTAATCGCCGCCAAGCTGATATTTTCTCGGCAACTTCGAATCATCACCAAACCTTCGGCTTTTCTGTCTCGGGAATTGTAAAAGAATCCCCGATCCAACATTTCACGAGTCGATAAGCTAGTGACATTCTCACCATGAAAAATCACCTTGCCAGATTGAATGGGTTCTAACCCAAAACACGCTCTTAGCGCTTCCGATTTCCCGCAACCAACCAGCCCAGCAAAGCCGATTATTTCTCCTTCTCTTGCATAGAAAGAAAGGTCTTGTATGGCATTATCTCGGCTTGATAAGTTCTGTACTTCCAATACGGTACTTTGGGGAGTGAAGGGGATTTCAGGGTAAACTTGATCCATCACGCGCCCCGTCATCATGGTGATCAGCTCTTTTTCATCAACCTGTTCACAAGCCTTAGTACCGATGTAACGCCCATCTCTTAAAACGGTGATGCGATCGGCGATGCGGCGTATTTCCGCCATGCGATGCGAAATGTAAATAATGCCGACACCTTGTTGCTTGATCTGCTCTACCAGCTTAAAAAGCTGCTCGGTTTCTTGATGAGTAAGAGACGCGGTGGGCTCATCGAGAATAAGCACCGCCAGTTCCCCTCGCAGCGCTTTGGCAATCTCGACCATTTGCTTTTCTGCTCGAGACAGCTCACCGACGCTCAAATCGGGGTTGAGCTGAAACCCCATGGTGTCGAGCAATTCTTGCGCTTTGTATTGCAAAGTTTGGTTATCGAGCATGCCCGACTTCATAGGTTCTTCACCGAGAAAAAGGTTCTGTGCCACCGTCAGGGTGTCAACCAATGAGAATTCTTGGAAAACAGCGCTTATCCCTTTTTGACGAGCATCGAACACATTTTTGAAATGCACGTCTTCGTTGTGGAATCGCATTTCGCCAGCCGTGCGTTGGTTTGCTCCTGAAATAATGGAAATCAGCGTGGATTTGCCTGCTCCGTTTTCGCCAAACAATACGTGCACTTCACCAGCTTCTAATGTGAAGTCCACATCGTCGAGTGCCTTAACACCGGGATACTGTTTGTGTATCCCGTGCATTGAGAGGATTGGGTTTGAACCGACCATCATTGAGGCTTCACCGAAAACGTTGGCTTAAAGCCGTTTGGTGCCAGTGAGCTGTCACGATCGAAGTGATCAATAATGGCGGCATCAATCACATAGAGTTGCGGACCAACATGCTTGGTGTACGGTTTGCCTTCGAGGATTCGAATGGCTTGGTCAATCGCAACACGACCTTGAATAACCGCGGAATCGGTTGGCGCAGCGAGTATGAGTTTACGCTTGATGCCTTGGTATACACCGGGTGTAAAGTAGTAAGAGAGTACCTTGATTTGATTGGTGAGCCCACGTGCTCTCAGTAAGCTGGTGGCCGCTTCAGCAGTGACAGCAGTGCCCACGATATAATCGAGATCTGGGTGGGCTTCTAGCGTGTCTTCAACTAGCTTGAGTTGAACTTCTTTACCTGTGTCGCCATATTTGGTTTCGACGACATCGATGTTGGAATCTTTAATGGCAGACTGAAAGCCCTTGTTTCCAGCTTCTACCCAGCCTGCGCCTGGAGGGCCAGGAAACCAGCCTACTTTGACTTTGTCTGATCCGTGTTTGTGAATCTCTCTTAAATACTGCCCGACTTTAGAACCCATTTCGCCAAACGACACTAAAGACTTAGCGGATAAATCCGGTGAAGACATACCGTTAACGATATCGATAACAGGAATGCCGGATTTAGTAATGTTCTTGACCAGATTGTTTAAACCTTCATAAGAGATGGCACCAATCACGACAGCATCTGCCCCTGAGGCAACGCAGTCTTCGATTTGCGATATCTGGGTATTTAAATTGGTGTAGCCGCCTGCTTCAACAAGCTGCATTCCAACGCCCGAGCGTTTGGCTTCTGCCACCACACCGTAGTTTACTGCCGTCCAATAGGCGTCTTTAAGGTGGGGGAAAGACACACAGATGTCCCATGGCTTTTCAGCTTTGTCGACGGGCTGGTAATCCATGACTTCTCGGTTACTTGCCATATCAAAGGGGGTTGTCCAAACATCCACGGTGTACGGATACCAATCTTTGGCGTTGATGTTTGGGCTGTAATACGCAGCAAGTACTGCGGTTAACGTAAGCCATGCTGCATTTGAGGTGTTTCGTTTCATCGTTCTTCTCCCTGTTATTCGAACGTTGTTTAACGAGTGGTGTTCGCCGTGATGAATCCGTTTCGGCTGTTGTCTCATTTGTTAATAACAGGTTAAAATTGCAGCGTTGATATGTAAAATATGGATTTCTAAGAGGTGTTATCTAAAATTTAGATACCCAAGCTGTGTGTGATTTAAAGGAATGAAATCCATTTAACAATATGAAATATCAGAGGTAAGTCGTTGTCGGTTAGTAGGTGAGTAAGGCAGTGAAATGTCTTGATATCTAATTTATTAATACATGAGTTAAGGAAAACAGAAATGCAGCCAACCATGAAGCAGATACGTTACTTCATCGCGACCGCCGATTCGGGGCAGGTATCCCAAGCGGCCAATGCCATGCACGTTTCTCAGTCTGCGATCACCACGGCAATAAAGTCATTGGAAGAAATGCTGAATGTGAATTTATTCATTAGGCAGCCTCATGGCATGCTGTTGACGTATGAAGGCAATCAGTTCTATCAGCACGCGACACACATAGTAAAAGAAATCGAAGAGGCTATGTTGCTTTCGCACCGAAGTTCCAATCAGGTGCAAGGGGTGATCAAGCTGGCGATGTCTTACACTGTGGCTGGGTATTTTGTTCCGCCTTATCTAACACGCTTCTCGCGCAGTTACCCAAAAGTAGAAGTGAAGCTGGTGGAAGCGACTCGGAGCGAAATAGAGGAAGGGGTAGTGTCGGGCGATTTCGACTTGGCGTTCATGCTGACATCCAACCTTATGAATCAAGAAGACATCAGTTTTCAAACGTTGCTCAGTTCGCCCCGACGGCTTTGGGTCAGTTCTAGCCATCCGTTACTGGAAAATAAGCTGGCGACGTTTCACGATGTTGCCCAGTATCCCTACATAATGCTGACGGTGGATGAAGCGAGCAACACCGCACAACGCTACTGGAACCAAACGCCTTATCAGCCCAATACCATTTTTCGTACATCCTCAGTGGAATCGGTGCGCAGCTTAGTCGCAAACGACTATGGGGTCACCATTCTTTCAGACATGGTCTATCGCCCGTGGTCTTTAGAAGGACGAAGGGTAGAAGTTCGACCACTAGCGGATCACGTACCCGATATGGAAGTGGGTTTAGTGTGGTCAAGAAAAAGAGAACGCAGCACCGCGGTGGCTGCGTTCTGTGAATTTATGGAAATGTCGGTGTCACCGAATCAGGATCTGATGAATCGGTACTAACGTTATTTTGGTCGCGTTAACACATCTGTCTTTGCAGCCCACTCATATCCAGTAGTCGGGTTGCAATTTCTTCAACCGATAACGATGTGGTGTTGAGGTACGGGATCGCTTCTCTGCGAAACAGGGATTCCACCGTATTGAGTTCCTTTTGGCATTGATCGTGGCTGGCGTATTCGCTGTTGGCCATTCTTCCTTCACGAATGGCGTGCAGCCTTTCAGGTTCGATGGTTAAGCCAAATGTTTTAAATCGAAAAGGTTCAATACTCGGTGGCAGTTTTAGCCTCCCCATATCCTCTTCTATGAAAGGATAATTCACGGCGCGAATTCCAAATTGCATGGCCAAATATAGGCTGGTAGGGGTCTTTCCGCAGCGTGAAACACCCAGCAAAATGATGTCGGCTTGGTCGAGATTGTTTAGCGAAATGCCGTCATCGTGGGCAAGTGTGTACTCAATTGCAGCGATCCTGTCCATGTAGCTACCCACATCTTTACTGATACTGTGTGAGCGCTGTAACTTGGGTTTTGGCTCTAGCCCAAGGTCTTTACTGAGCGGTTCAACCAGCGATTTAAGTACATCATAGAACTGAGCGTTGGCTTGCTCAATAACATGTTTGACCTCTGGTATAACGATAGAGAAGAACACCAAAGGCTTGTTCCCAGTCTCCTCAAAGGCTTTGTTTATCAGGCCTTTAACATATTCAGCACGTTCAATATTCTCTACAAAAGGAAGGGTTGTTTGACGCGTTTCAATGGAAAATTGCCCTAAAACCGCGTGCCCCATGGTCTCCGAGGTGATTGCAGTACCGTCTGAAATATAAAACACATCACGAAAACTAGTTTTGCACTGCATAAAAAGTTGAATCCTTAAAATAAATTTGTAGTGTGGGTTTCATAATAAAAATATATGTTTATTTACATTACAGGGGATCGATACCCGTAAATGTGACGCTGCCGGAAAAATTTTTTAAACCCTAAGCCAATCGTTTGCGTTGATTCAAGCCCCACTAAAACCCTACAGATCCAATAACAAGGAGATTATCCATGCAACAAAATGTTGTTTGGTATGACGCTTTATCAATGAACGACGTTGATAAAGTTGGTGGTAAAAACGCTTCACTCGGTGAAATGGTTGCAAACCTTGCTAACGCCGGCGTGAAAGTCCCTAACGGTTATGCCACTACCTCTTTTGCGTTTAATCAATTCCTCGAATCAGACGGATTGAATGAACGTATTTATGCCCTGCTGGAAAAACTCGATGTTGATGACGTCCAAGCGTTAAAATCAACAGGAGAAACCATTCGAAATTGGGTGCTAGAGCATCCTTTTACCCCTGAATTAGAAGCAGACATTCGTCAATGTTATGCGGAACTTGGAGAAGGCGACGACATGTTGTCGGTTGCTGTTCGTTCTTCTGCTACAGCGGAAGATTTGCCAGATGCTTCTTTTGCAGGTCAGCAAGAAACGTTTCTAAACGTACGTGGTATCGATGCTGTTATTGAAGCAACGAAACACGTTTTTGCCTCTTTATTTAATGACCGTGCTAT
Proteins encoded:
- the ppsR gene encoding posphoenolpyruvate synthetase regulatory kinase/phosphorylase PpsR, which gives rise to MQCKTSFRDVFYISDGTAITSETMGHAVLGQFSIETRQTTLPFVENIERAEYVKGLINKAFEETGNKPLVFFSIVIPEVKHVIEQANAQFYDVLKSLVEPLSKDLGLEPKPKLQRSHSISKDVGSYMDRIAAIEYTLAHDDGISLNNLDQADIILLGVSRCGKTPTSLYLAMQFGIRAVNYPFIEEDMGRLKLPPSIEPFRFKTFGLTIEPERLHAIREGRMANSEYASHDQCQKELNTVESLFRREAIPYLNTTSLSVEEIATRLLDMSGLQRQMC
- a CDS encoding sugar ABC transporter ATP-binding protein; this encodes MMVGSNPILSMHGIHKQYPGVKALDDVDFTLEAGEVHVLFGENGAGKSTLISIISGANQRTAGEMRFHNEDVHFKNVFDARQKGISAVFQEFSLVDTLTVAQNLFLGEEPMKSGMLDNQTLQYKAQELLDTMGFQLNPDLSVGELSRAEKQMVEIAKALRGELAVLILDEPTASLTHQETEQLFKLVEQIKQQGVGIIYISHRMAEIRRIADRITVLRDGRYIGTKACEQVDEKELITMMTGRVMDQVYPEIPFTPQSTVLEVQNLSSRDNAIQDLSFYAREGEIIGFAGLVGCGKSEALRACFGLEPIQSGKVIFHGENVTSLSTREMLDRGFFYNSRDRKAEGLVMIRSCRENISLAAINTPSYSGATGALSLNHERRQTSKLADKLKLYPMQTERDVGQFSGGNQQKVLLAKCLTRDVSLYVFDEPTVGVDVGTRAEIYRFIASLCEQGAAVVIISSDLPEVVNLSHRLYIMRHGRIEAHLQGDDITEPNALAHFFESMESMESQNEALNNEQ
- a CDS encoding LysR family transcriptional regulator, translated to MQPTMKQIRYFIATADSGQVSQAANAMHVSQSAITTAIKSLEEMLNVNLFIRQPHGMLLTYEGNQFYQHATHIVKEIEEAMLLSHRSSNQVQGVIKLAMSYTVAGYFVPPYLTRFSRSYPKVEVKLVEATRSEIEEGVVSGDFDLAFMLTSNLMNQEDISFQTLLSSPRRLWVSSSHPLLENKLATFHDVAQYPYIMLTVDEASNTAQRYWNQTPYQPNTIFRTSSVESVRSLVANDYGVTILSDMVYRPWSLEGRRVEVRPLADHVPDMEVGLVWSRKRERSTAVAAFCEFMEMSVSPNQDLMNRY
- the torT gene encoding TMAO reductase system periplasmic protein TorT; amino-acid sequence: MKRNTSNAAWLTLTAVLAAYYSPNINAKDWYPYTVDVWTTPFDMASNREVMDYQPVDKAEKPWDICVSFPHLKDAYWTAVNYGVVAEAKRSGVGMQLVEAGGYTNLNTQISQIEDCVASGADAVVIGAISYEGLNNLVKNITKSGIPVIDIVNGMSSPDLSAKSLVSFGEMGSKVGQYLREIHKHGSDKVKVGWFPGPPGAGWVEAGNKGFQSAIKDSNIDVVETKYGDTGKEVQLKLVEDTLEAHPDLDYIVGTAVTAEAATSLLRARGLTNQIKVLSYYFTPGVYQGIKRKLILAAPTDSAVIQGRVAIDQAIRILEGKPYTKHVGPQLYVIDAAIIDHFDRDSSLAPNGFKPTFSVKPQ